A genomic region of Oncorhynchus mykiss isolate Arlee chromosome 2, USDA_OmykA_1.1, whole genome shotgun sequence contains the following coding sequences:
- the slc28a1 gene encoding sodium/nucleoside cotransporter 2 isoform X2 codes for MKATGTALKVLSHVNGVVNEGFETQGDSISVSNRSSFKEEHSRKGLGLYLSKVSKPINATEDYFRAHAKTIKYIVLGLLGAGYVAYFITACIVDFERAIALVVLTSLAVVSKAYDLVKTYHGDSITKCFIPAQRCFNNFRGWIIGVFVVAVLVLLVTWLVVDTSKRPEQLISFGGVCMFILVIFIFSAHRTEVAWRSVFWGLGLQFCIGLFVIRTEPGLTAFQWLGEQVQIFLNYTKHGSSFVFGPLVCNIFAFQALPIVIFFSSVMSVLYFLGIMQWLIIKIAWVMQITMGTSPTETLSVAGNIFVGQTEAPLLIRPYLKDMTKSEVHAVMVGGFATIAGSVMGAFISFGIDASSMISASVMAAPCALAISKLSYPETEESKFTSEENIKVACGDEQNILEAASSGASTSIGLVANIAANLIAFLAILAFINASLGWLGGLVGFPSITFEIICSYVFMPVAFMMGIPFEESFIVAELIGTKLFLNEFLAYQKLSELKSNRVNGLDEMIGDERQWISVRSEIISTFALCGFANFSSLGIVIGGLSSICPSRRADVSSLVLRALFTGTCVSLINACIAGILFVPPVDCLDVFGTSFFNTTNIDLKNCCTDLFGSTVNNGTISFEGSWSTVTNATLYFTNCCDLFDYAVCN; via the exons ATGA AAGCCACTGGTACAGCGCTCAAAGTTCTGTCTCATGTTAATGGGGTGGTCAATGAGGGATTTGAAACACAG GGGGATAGCATTTCAGTTAGTAACAGAAGCAGTTTCAAAGAGGAGCACTCAAGAAAAGGATTGGGATTATATTTAAG TAAGGTTTCCAAGCCTATTAATGCCACAGAGGATTACTTTAGAGCTCACGCCAAAACCATCAAATACATTGTACTGGGCTTGCTTGGAGcag GCTATGTGGCATACTTCATCACAGCATGCATAGTAGACTTTGAGAGGGCCATTGCCCTTGTGGTCCTCACCAGTTTGGCAGTTGTCTCCAAAGCCTATGACCTTGTGAAGACATACCATGGAGATAGCATAACCAAATGTTTCATACCAGctcaaagatgcttcaacaattTCCGGGGATGGATAATAGG AGTTTTCGTTGTTGCGGTGCTGGTTCTGCTAGTGACTTGGCTCGTTGTGGACACAAGCAAGCGACCAGAGCAGCTCATCTCATTTGGAGGGGTCTGCATGTTCATTCTAGTCATTTTCATCTTCTCAGCCCACAGGACAGAG GTGGCATGGAGGTCAGTTTTTTGGGGTCTTGGTTTACAATTCTGTATCGGACTGTTTGTCATAAGGACAGAGCCAGGACTCACAGCCTTCCAATGGCTTGGAGAGCAAGTGCAG ATATTCTTGAACTACACAAAACACGGGTCATCATTTGTTTTTGGACCACTAGTATGCAACATCTTTGCATTTCAG GCTTTGCCCATTGTGATATTCTTCAGCAGTGTGATGTCAGTTCTTTATTTCCTTGGAATAATGCAATGGCTCATCATTAAG ATCGCATGGGTAATGCAGATAACGATGGGAACCTCACCCACTGAGACCTTGAGTGTTGCAGGCAACATATTTGTTGGACAG ACTGAAGCGCCATTGCTGATTCGCCCCTATTTGAAGGACATGACCAAATCTGAAGTGCATGCTGTCATGGTTGGAGGCTTTGCCACCATTGCAGGAAGTGTGATGGGTGCATTCATCTCATTTGGG ATTGATGCATCCTCTATGATATCTGCCTCTGTAATGGCTGCCCCATGTGCCTTGGCAATCTCCAAGCTGTCCTATCCAGAGACAGAAGAGAGCAAATTTACATCAGAGGAAAATATCAAAGTGGCTTGTGg TGATGAACAGAACATTTTGGAAGCAGCTAGCAGTGGAGCATCTACATCAATAGGCCTTGTTGCTAATATAGCTGCCAACTTGATTGCATTCCTTGCGATACTGGCATTCATCAATGCATCTCTTGGCTGGCTGGGAGGCCTGGTGGGATTTCCCTCTATCACATTTGAG ATAATCTGTTCCTATGTGTTCATGCCTGTGGCCTTCATGATGGGGATACCATTTGAAGAGAGTTTCATAGTAGCGGAACTCATCGGCACCAAGCTCTTCCTCAATGAGTTTCTGGCATATCAGAAGCTGTCAGAGTTGAAGAGTAACAGAGTCAACGGTCTGGATGAAATGATTGGCGATGAGAGGCAATGGATCTCC GTCAGATCAGAGATCATCTCCACTTTTGCTCTGTGTGGATTTGCCAATTTCAGCTCACTGGGGATCGTAATTGGAGGCCTTT CCTCCATATGCCCATCCAGAAGAGCCGACGTCTCCTCTTTGGTATTGAGAGCCCTGTTCACTGGGACCTGTGTGTCTCTGATTAATGCCTGTATTGCAG GTATTCTCTTTGTTCCTCCTGTTGACTGTTTGGATGTTTTCGGGACGTCCTTTTTCAACACCACAAATATAGACCTAAAAAACTGCTGTACTGATCTCTTTGGAAG CACTGTGAACAATGGGACCATCTCATTTGAGGGCTCCTGGAGCACGGTGACCAATGCCACTTTGTACTTTACGAACTGCTGTGATCTCTTTGATTATGCAGTTTGTAACTAG
- the slc28a1 gene encoding sodium/nucleoside cotransporter 2 isoform X4, which produces MLMGWSMRDLKHSKVSKPINATEDYFRAHAKTIKYIVLGLLGAGYVAYFITACIVDFERAIALVVLTSLAVVSKAYDLVKTYHGDSITKCFIPAQRCFNNFRGWIIGVFVVAVLVLLVTWLVVDTSKRPEQLISFGGVCMFILVIFIFSAHRTEVAWRSVFWGLGLQFCIGLFVIRTEPGLTAFQWLGEQVQIFLNYTKHGSSFVFGPLVCNIFAFQALPIVIFFSSVMSVLYFLGIMQWLIIKIAWVMQITMGTSPTETLSVAGNIFVGQTEAPLLIRPYLKDMTKSEVHAVMVGGFATIAGSVMGAFISFGIDASSMISASVMAAPCALAISKLSYPETEESKFTSEENIKVACGDEQNILEAASSGASTSIGLVANIAANLIAFLAILAFINASLGWLGGLVGFPSITFEIICSYVFMPVAFMMGIPFEESFIVAELIGTKLFLNEFLAYQKLSELKSNRVNGLDEMIGDERQWISVRSEIISTFALCGFANFSSLGIVIGGLSSICPSRRADVSSLVLRALFTGTCVSLINACIAGILFVPPVDCLDVFGTSFFNTTNIDLKNCCTDLFGSTVNNGTISFEGSWSTVTNATLYFTNCCDLFDYAVCN; this is translated from the exons ATGTTAATGGGGTGGTCAATGAGGGATTTGAAACACAG TAAGGTTTCCAAGCCTATTAATGCCACAGAGGATTACTTTAGAGCTCACGCCAAAACCATCAAATACATTGTACTGGGCTTGCTTGGAGcag GCTATGTGGCATACTTCATCACAGCATGCATAGTAGACTTTGAGAGGGCCATTGCCCTTGTGGTCCTCACCAGTTTGGCAGTTGTCTCCAAAGCCTATGACCTTGTGAAGACATACCATGGAGATAGCATAACCAAATGTTTCATACCAGctcaaagatgcttcaacaattTCCGGGGATGGATAATAGG AGTTTTCGTTGTTGCGGTGCTGGTTCTGCTAGTGACTTGGCTCGTTGTGGACACAAGCAAGCGACCAGAGCAGCTCATCTCATTTGGAGGGGTCTGCATGTTCATTCTAGTCATTTTCATCTTCTCAGCCCACAGGACAGAG GTGGCATGGAGGTCAGTTTTTTGGGGTCTTGGTTTACAATTCTGTATCGGACTGTTTGTCATAAGGACAGAGCCAGGACTCACAGCCTTCCAATGGCTTGGAGAGCAAGTGCAG ATATTCTTGAACTACACAAAACACGGGTCATCATTTGTTTTTGGACCACTAGTATGCAACATCTTTGCATTTCAG GCTTTGCCCATTGTGATATTCTTCAGCAGTGTGATGTCAGTTCTTTATTTCCTTGGAATAATGCAATGGCTCATCATTAAG ATCGCATGGGTAATGCAGATAACGATGGGAACCTCACCCACTGAGACCTTGAGTGTTGCAGGCAACATATTTGTTGGACAG ACTGAAGCGCCATTGCTGATTCGCCCCTATTTGAAGGACATGACCAAATCTGAAGTGCATGCTGTCATGGTTGGAGGCTTTGCCACCATTGCAGGAAGTGTGATGGGTGCATTCATCTCATTTGGG ATTGATGCATCCTCTATGATATCTGCCTCTGTAATGGCTGCCCCATGTGCCTTGGCAATCTCCAAGCTGTCCTATCCAGAGACAGAAGAGAGCAAATTTACATCAGAGGAAAATATCAAAGTGGCTTGTGg TGATGAACAGAACATTTTGGAAGCAGCTAGCAGTGGAGCATCTACATCAATAGGCCTTGTTGCTAATATAGCTGCCAACTTGATTGCATTCCTTGCGATACTGGCATTCATCAATGCATCTCTTGGCTGGCTGGGAGGCCTGGTGGGATTTCCCTCTATCACATTTGAG ATAATCTGTTCCTATGTGTTCATGCCTGTGGCCTTCATGATGGGGATACCATTTGAAGAGAGTTTCATAGTAGCGGAACTCATCGGCACCAAGCTCTTCCTCAATGAGTTTCTGGCATATCAGAAGCTGTCAGAGTTGAAGAGTAACAGAGTCAACGGTCTGGATGAAATGATTGGCGATGAGAGGCAATGGATCTCC GTCAGATCAGAGATCATCTCCACTTTTGCTCTGTGTGGATTTGCCAATTTCAGCTCACTGGGGATCGTAATTGGAGGCCTTT CCTCCATATGCCCATCCAGAAGAGCCGACGTCTCCTCTTTGGTATTGAGAGCCCTGTTCACTGGGACCTGTGTGTCTCTGATTAATGCCTGTATTGCAG GTATTCTCTTTGTTCCTCCTGTTGACTGTTTGGATGTTTTCGGGACGTCCTTTTTCAACACCACAAATATAGACCTAAAAAACTGCTGTACTGATCTCTTTGGAAG CACTGTGAACAATGGGACCATCTCATTTGAGGGCTCCTGGAGCACGGTGACCAATGCCACTTTGTACTTTACGAACTGCTGTGATCTCTTTGATTATGCAGTTTGTAACTAG
- the slc28a1 gene encoding sodium/nucleoside cotransporter 2 isoform X3 → MTEATGTALKVLSHVNGVVNEGFETQGDSISVSNRSSFKEEHSRKGLGLYLSKVSKPINATEDYFRAHAKTIKYIVLGLLGAGYVAYFITACIVDFERAIALVVLTSLAVVSKAYDLVKTYHGDSITKCFIPAQRCFNNFRGWIIGVFVVAVLVLLVTWLVVDTSKRPEQLISFGGVCMFILVIFIFSAHRTEVAWRSVFWGLGLQFCIGLFVIRTEPGLTAFQWLGEQVQIFLNYTKHGSSFVFGPLVCNIFAFQALPIVIFFSSVMSVLYFLGIMQWLIIKIAWVMQITMGTSPTETLSVAGNIFVGQTEAPLLIRPYLKDMTKSEVHAVMVGGFATIAGSVMGAFISFGIDASSMISASVMAAPCALAISKLSYPETEESKFTSEENIKVACGDEQNILEAASSGASTSIGLVANIAANLIAFLAILAFINASLGWLGGLVGFPSITFEIICSYVFMPVAFMMGIPFEESFIVAELIGTKLFLNEFLAYQKLSELKSNRVNGLDEMIGDERQWISVRSEIISTFALCGFANFSSLGIVIGGLSSICPSRRADVSSLVLRALFTGTCVSLINACIAGILFVPPVDCLDVFGTSFFNTTNIDLKNCCTDLFGSTVNNGTISFEGSWSTVTNATL, encoded by the exons ATGA CAGAAGCCACTGGTACAGCGCTCAAAGTTCTGTCTCATGTTAATGGGGTGGTCAATGAGGGATTTGAAACACAG GGGGATAGCATTTCAGTTAGTAACAGAAGCAGTTTCAAAGAGGAGCACTCAAGAAAAGGATTGGGATTATATTTAAG TAAGGTTTCCAAGCCTATTAATGCCACAGAGGATTACTTTAGAGCTCACGCCAAAACCATCAAATACATTGTACTGGGCTTGCTTGGAGcag GCTATGTGGCATACTTCATCACAGCATGCATAGTAGACTTTGAGAGGGCCATTGCCCTTGTGGTCCTCACCAGTTTGGCAGTTGTCTCCAAAGCCTATGACCTTGTGAAGACATACCATGGAGATAGCATAACCAAATGTTTCATACCAGctcaaagatgcttcaacaattTCCGGGGATGGATAATAGG AGTTTTCGTTGTTGCGGTGCTGGTTCTGCTAGTGACTTGGCTCGTTGTGGACACAAGCAAGCGACCAGAGCAGCTCATCTCATTTGGAGGGGTCTGCATGTTCATTCTAGTCATTTTCATCTTCTCAGCCCACAGGACAGAG GTGGCATGGAGGTCAGTTTTTTGGGGTCTTGGTTTACAATTCTGTATCGGACTGTTTGTCATAAGGACAGAGCCAGGACTCACAGCCTTCCAATGGCTTGGAGAGCAAGTGCAG ATATTCTTGAACTACACAAAACACGGGTCATCATTTGTTTTTGGACCACTAGTATGCAACATCTTTGCATTTCAG GCTTTGCCCATTGTGATATTCTTCAGCAGTGTGATGTCAGTTCTTTATTTCCTTGGAATAATGCAATGGCTCATCATTAAG ATCGCATGGGTAATGCAGATAACGATGGGAACCTCACCCACTGAGACCTTGAGTGTTGCAGGCAACATATTTGTTGGACAG ACTGAAGCGCCATTGCTGATTCGCCCCTATTTGAAGGACATGACCAAATCTGAAGTGCATGCTGTCATGGTTGGAGGCTTTGCCACCATTGCAGGAAGTGTGATGGGTGCATTCATCTCATTTGGG ATTGATGCATCCTCTATGATATCTGCCTCTGTAATGGCTGCCCCATGTGCCTTGGCAATCTCCAAGCTGTCCTATCCAGAGACAGAAGAGAGCAAATTTACATCAGAGGAAAATATCAAAGTGGCTTGTGg TGATGAACAGAACATTTTGGAAGCAGCTAGCAGTGGAGCATCTACATCAATAGGCCTTGTTGCTAATATAGCTGCCAACTTGATTGCATTCCTTGCGATACTGGCATTCATCAATGCATCTCTTGGCTGGCTGGGAGGCCTGGTGGGATTTCCCTCTATCACATTTGAG ATAATCTGTTCCTATGTGTTCATGCCTGTGGCCTTCATGATGGGGATACCATTTGAAGAGAGTTTCATAGTAGCGGAACTCATCGGCACCAAGCTCTTCCTCAATGAGTTTCTGGCATATCAGAAGCTGTCAGAGTTGAAGAGTAACAGAGTCAACGGTCTGGATGAAATGATTGGCGATGAGAGGCAATGGATCTCC GTCAGATCAGAGATCATCTCCACTTTTGCTCTGTGTGGATTTGCCAATTTCAGCTCACTGGGGATCGTAATTGGAGGCCTTT CCTCCATATGCCCATCCAGAAGAGCCGACGTCTCCTCTTTGGTATTGAGAGCCCTGTTCACTGGGACCTGTGTGTCTCTGATTAATGCCTGTATTGCAG GTATTCTCTTTGTTCCTCCTGTTGACTGTTTGGATGTTTTCGGGACGTCCTTTTTCAACACCACAAATATAGACCTAAAAAACTGCTGTACTGATCTCTTTGGAAG CACTGTGAACAATGGGACCATCTCATTTGAGGGCTCCTGGAGCACGGTGACCAATGCCAC TTTGTAA
- the slc28a1 gene encoding sodium/nucleoside cotransporter 2 isoform X1 — protein MTEATGTALKVLSHVNGVVNEGFETQGDSISVSNRSSFKEEHSRKGLGLYLSKVSKPINATEDYFRAHAKTIKYIVLGLLGAGYVAYFITACIVDFERAIALVVLTSLAVVSKAYDLVKTYHGDSITKCFIPAQRCFNNFRGWIIGVFVVAVLVLLVTWLVVDTSKRPEQLISFGGVCMFILVIFIFSAHRTEVAWRSVFWGLGLQFCIGLFVIRTEPGLTAFQWLGEQVQIFLNYTKHGSSFVFGPLVCNIFAFQALPIVIFFSSVMSVLYFLGIMQWLIIKIAWVMQITMGTSPTETLSVAGNIFVGQTEAPLLIRPYLKDMTKSEVHAVMVGGFATIAGSVMGAFISFGIDASSMISASVMAAPCALAISKLSYPETEESKFTSEENIKVACGDEQNILEAASSGASTSIGLVANIAANLIAFLAILAFINASLGWLGGLVGFPSITFEIICSYVFMPVAFMMGIPFEESFIVAELIGTKLFLNEFLAYQKLSELKSNRVNGLDEMIGDERQWISVRSEIISTFALCGFANFSSLGIVIGGLSSICPSRRADVSSLVLRALFTGTCVSLINACIAGILFVPPVDCLDVFGTSFFNTTNIDLKNCCTDLFGSTVNNGTISFEGSWSTVTNATLYFTNCCDLFDYAVCN, from the exons ATGA CAGAAGCCACTGGTACAGCGCTCAAAGTTCTGTCTCATGTTAATGGGGTGGTCAATGAGGGATTTGAAACACAG GGGGATAGCATTTCAGTTAGTAACAGAAGCAGTTTCAAAGAGGAGCACTCAAGAAAAGGATTGGGATTATATTTAAG TAAGGTTTCCAAGCCTATTAATGCCACAGAGGATTACTTTAGAGCTCACGCCAAAACCATCAAATACATTGTACTGGGCTTGCTTGGAGcag GCTATGTGGCATACTTCATCACAGCATGCATAGTAGACTTTGAGAGGGCCATTGCCCTTGTGGTCCTCACCAGTTTGGCAGTTGTCTCCAAAGCCTATGACCTTGTGAAGACATACCATGGAGATAGCATAACCAAATGTTTCATACCAGctcaaagatgcttcaacaattTCCGGGGATGGATAATAGG AGTTTTCGTTGTTGCGGTGCTGGTTCTGCTAGTGACTTGGCTCGTTGTGGACACAAGCAAGCGACCAGAGCAGCTCATCTCATTTGGAGGGGTCTGCATGTTCATTCTAGTCATTTTCATCTTCTCAGCCCACAGGACAGAG GTGGCATGGAGGTCAGTTTTTTGGGGTCTTGGTTTACAATTCTGTATCGGACTGTTTGTCATAAGGACAGAGCCAGGACTCACAGCCTTCCAATGGCTTGGAGAGCAAGTGCAG ATATTCTTGAACTACACAAAACACGGGTCATCATTTGTTTTTGGACCACTAGTATGCAACATCTTTGCATTTCAG GCTTTGCCCATTGTGATATTCTTCAGCAGTGTGATGTCAGTTCTTTATTTCCTTGGAATAATGCAATGGCTCATCATTAAG ATCGCATGGGTAATGCAGATAACGATGGGAACCTCACCCACTGAGACCTTGAGTGTTGCAGGCAACATATTTGTTGGACAG ACTGAAGCGCCATTGCTGATTCGCCCCTATTTGAAGGACATGACCAAATCTGAAGTGCATGCTGTCATGGTTGGAGGCTTTGCCACCATTGCAGGAAGTGTGATGGGTGCATTCATCTCATTTGGG ATTGATGCATCCTCTATGATATCTGCCTCTGTAATGGCTGCCCCATGTGCCTTGGCAATCTCCAAGCTGTCCTATCCAGAGACAGAAGAGAGCAAATTTACATCAGAGGAAAATATCAAAGTGGCTTGTGg TGATGAACAGAACATTTTGGAAGCAGCTAGCAGTGGAGCATCTACATCAATAGGCCTTGTTGCTAATATAGCTGCCAACTTGATTGCATTCCTTGCGATACTGGCATTCATCAATGCATCTCTTGGCTGGCTGGGAGGCCTGGTGGGATTTCCCTCTATCACATTTGAG ATAATCTGTTCCTATGTGTTCATGCCTGTGGCCTTCATGATGGGGATACCATTTGAAGAGAGTTTCATAGTAGCGGAACTCATCGGCACCAAGCTCTTCCTCAATGAGTTTCTGGCATATCAGAAGCTGTCAGAGTTGAAGAGTAACAGAGTCAACGGTCTGGATGAAATGATTGGCGATGAGAGGCAATGGATCTCC GTCAGATCAGAGATCATCTCCACTTTTGCTCTGTGTGGATTTGCCAATTTCAGCTCACTGGGGATCGTAATTGGAGGCCTTT CCTCCATATGCCCATCCAGAAGAGCCGACGTCTCCTCTTTGGTATTGAGAGCCCTGTTCACTGGGACCTGTGTGTCTCTGATTAATGCCTGTATTGCAG GTATTCTCTTTGTTCCTCCTGTTGACTGTTTGGATGTTTTCGGGACGTCCTTTTTCAACACCACAAATATAGACCTAAAAAACTGCTGTACTGATCTCTTTGGAAG CACTGTGAACAATGGGACCATCTCATTTGAGGGCTCCTGGAGCACGGTGACCAATGCCACTTTGTACTTTACGAACTGCTGTGATCTCTTTGATTATGCAGTTTGTAACTAG